A single region of the Anoplolepis gracilipes chromosome 1, ASM4749672v1, whole genome shotgun sequence genome encodes:
- the LOC140669160 gene encoding uncharacterized protein, with translation MLSKMCLFSIYVFLCGIVQYNMIYAKRILVITNFPSYSHQVVYRGLCLELNKQGYEIVSVTPNPIKNSSLKNYREIDLNHLYNVLPEYKTLLTFKSITEASLQLKLLEVEESIIWPVSHILNHMVFKNEEMKKLYATDSNEHFDAVIVAQGPTTSLNAFAYRFNAPLIGISSMDVYNNLRYMSGSPILPSHISNWQANTVPENNMSFWRRLVNFCEVWKHIYDWMNVHIPIEDALAKKYLGEDLPHIVDITKNLSIYLVNKHPALFPVRPEQPNVIYFHGFHIAKVPPALPKDLKQFLDNATEGFIYVSLGTNINWEHLPNNTFESFVEVFSTLPYKVVWKYDPDLLPKKFENILASKWFPQQSILAHQNIKLFIYQGGVQSTEEAVYNGIPVIGFPIIWDQLYNMQYIQKLGVGVLLHYHNISKEKLQTAIYEVINNKRYKDQMKYLRELYNNGPYDSLQNVVRWIEYVIRQNGTPFLRNSLGDETWYRRYDWDIIGFFAIVIFVASLIVLWVLLQILRFHLRILSNSLHMINSGKMYRVICGMCVILSLWLLPANNITDAKRILVITFAPFYSHQIVYRSLCFALNKREHEIVILTPSPIRDPTLKNYTEIDTSSIISISDQYRKQLSELPSTELTKYVCKLIHIITVTVFDEPKFKKLYRNDSNEKFDAVIVEALGSPALFTMAYRFNAPLIGVMSLGIHNYQRYIFGSPILPSHSSNWELNTLVGENPSIWQRLRNFIETWSFIHYWITDFVVMEQEIAKKYLGSNIPQVIEITKNMSVLLVNENPITVFPRPGQTNAIYFSGFHIQKTLPPLQEDLGQFLDNATEGFIYVSFGTTFVGDYGSLQSEMLENFIEVFSKLPYKIVWKLDCNELPRKLDNILISKWFPQQNILAHQNIKLFIYQGGLQSTEEALYYAVPVLGIPIVSEQEVRVQRLVSLDAAIYLKLNGMTKEHLYAAIHQILNNKSYKERMVYLSSLFKDQSYDSMENVIWWIEFVMRHKKANLLRFSESDNPWYQRYDMDIIALLSTTLFILTCIIVLIIFQILKFIFRIF, from the exons ATGTTGAGTAAAATGTGCTTATTCTCAATATATGTGTTTTTGTGTGGAATAgtgcaatataatatgatatatgccAAAAGGATATTagttataacaaattttccaTCTTACAGCCATCAAGTGGTTTACCGTGGATTATGCTTAGAATTAAACAAACAAGGTTATGAGATTGTATCGGTCACTCCGAAtcctataaaaaattcttctttaaaaaattatagagaaattGACTTAAACCATTTGTATAATGTTTTACCTGAATATAAAACgctattaacatttaaaagtaTCACCGAGGCAAGCTTGCAATTAAAGCTTTTAGAAGTAGAAGAAAGTATTATATGGCCTGTGTCTCACATCCTGAATCACATGGTCTtcaaaaatgaagaaatgaagaaattatatGCAACTGATAGCAATGAACACTTTGATGCGGTTATTGTAGCGCAAGGTCCTACAACTTCATTGAATGCTTTTGCATACAGATTCAATGCTCCTCTTATAG GTATCTCGAGTATGGatgtatacaataatttgCGCTATATGTCTGGTTCCCCGATTCTCCCATCGCATATTTCCAATTGGCAAGCCAATACAGTACCTGAAAACAATATGTCATTTTGGAGAAGACTCGTTAACTTTTGTGAAGTGtggaaacatatatatgactGGATGAACGTACATATTCCTATAGAGGATGCGCttgcaaaaaaatacttaGGAGAAGATCTACCGCATATCGTTGATATAACGAAAAATTTGAGTATATATTTGGTGAACAAACATCCAGCGCTTTTTCCTGTCAGACCTGAACAACCGAatgtcatatattttcatgGTTTTCATATCGCAAAAGTACCACCTGCTCTGCcaaaa gatttaaaacaatttcttgACAACGCAACCGAAGGATTTATTTACGTCAGTCTTGGAACAAACATTAATTGGGAACATTTACCGAATAATACATTTGAATCCTTCGTCGAAGTATTCTCTACACTGCCGTACAAAGTTGTTTGGAAATATGATCCTGATCTATTACccaaaaagtttgaaaatatacTAGCATCGAAATGGTTTCCCCAGCAAAGTATTCTTG ctcatcaaaatatcaaattatttatttaccaaGGCGGCGTCCAAAGTACCGAAGAAGCTGTTTATAATGGGATTCCGGTCATAGGATTTCCCATTATATGGGATCAGCTATATAACatgcaatatatacaaaaattaggCGTTGGAGTGCTTCttcattatcataatatttcgAAAGAAAAACTCCAAACTGCTATATATgaagttataaacaataagag ATACAAAGATCAGATGAAATATCTGAGGGAACTTTATAACAACGGACCGTATGACAGTCTTCAAAATGTGGTAAGGTGGATCGAGTACGTGATACGGCAGAATGGAACGCCTTTCTTGCGAAATAGTCTTGGCGATGAGACATGGTATCGACGATACGACTGGGACATCATCGGATTCTTTGCTATAGTAATATTTGTAGCATCTCTTATTGTTCTATGGGTATTACTTCAGATTTTACGATTTCATTTACGAATATTATCGAATTCTTTGCA TATGATA AACAGTGGCAAAATGTATAGAGTTATTTGTGGAATGTGCGTCATTTTATCTCTATGGCTACTGCCGGCAAACAATATTACGGATGCCAAAAGGATTCTCGTGATCACGTTTGCACCGTTTTACAGTCATCAAATAGTTTACCGGTCGTTATGTTTTGCCTTAAACAAACGAGAGCACGAAATAGTCATATTAACTCCAAGTCCGATAAGAGATccgacattaaaaaattacacagaAATCGATACGTCAAGTATAATTTCCATTTCTGACCAGTATAGAAAACAATTATCGGAACTGCCATCGACCGAATTAACCAAATATGTTTGTAAGCTAATACACATAATAACTGTCACTGTGTTTGATGAACcaaaatttaagaaactttATAGAAATGATAGTAATGAAAAGTTTGACGCGGTTATTGTAGAAGCACTAGGCAGTCCGGCGTTATTTACTATGGCATATAGGTTTAACGCTCCTCTTATAG GAGTCATGTCGTTGGGCATACATAATTATcaacgatatatttttggtaGTCCTATACTTCCATCACATTCTTCAAATTGGGAACTTAATACGTTAGTTGGGGAAAATCCATCGATTTGGCAAAGATTGCGAAATTTCATTGAGACATGGTCTTTTATTCATTACTGGATTACGGATTTCGTAGTCATGGAACAAGAAATAGCTAAAAAATATCTCGGAAGTAACATACCACAAGTTATcgaaataacgaaaaatatgaGTGTGTTGTTAGTCAATGAAAATCCGATAACCGTTTTTCCTAGACCTGGACAaacaaatgcaatatattttagcgGATTTCATATCCAAAAAACGCTGCCACCTCTGCAAGaa GATTTAGGACAATTCCTAGATAACGCAACGGAAGGATTTATTTACGTGAGCTTTGGAACCACTTTTGTCGGTGACTACGGCAGTTTACAGTCAGAAATGCTAGAAAACTTTATTGAAGTATTTTCGAAGTTACCTTATAAAATAGTTTGGAAACTTGATTGCAATGAATTGCCAAGAAAGCTCGATAATATCCTTATCTCGAAATGGTTTCCGCAACAAAACATACttg CTCATCAAAACATCAAGCTGTTTATTTATCAAGGCGGACTTCAGAGTACCGAAGAAGCTCTTTATTACGCAGTTCCAGTCTTGGGAATTCCTATTGTGTCCGAACAGGAAGTTCGAGTTCAACGATTGGTCTCGTTAGATGCAGCaatatatctcaaattaaacGGAATGACCAAAGAACATCTCTATGCAGCTATTCATCAGATTCTAAATAACAAAAg ttACAAAGAGAGGATGGTGTATCTAAGTTCTCTCTTCAAGGATCAATCGTATGACAGTATGGAGAATGTAATATGGTGGATAGAATTCGTGATGCGTCACAAAAAAGCAAATCTTTTACGATTTAGTGAAAGTGACAATCCATGGTATCAACGTTATGACATGGATATTATTGCTTTGCTTTCCACgacgttatttatattaacatgtaTAATAGTACTCATCATCTTCcagattttaaagtttattttcagaatattctaa